Below is a window of Pyrobaculum aerophilum str. IM2 DNA.
TTTCCCTCTCCACGATCACCAGTAGCCCCACCCGGTTTTCTGCCATTATGGCCGCGGCCTCCTCCACTGTTTTATCTGGCGTTATTGTAATTGGCGGCTTTTTAGCTATTTCCCCGCAGGTCATAGCTTAACTTTTTTATCGGCTTAAATATTTTTTAGTGCTAGTTTTAATGATTCAGGATTAACAGTATTTATCTTTATTGTGGGTAAATACGACTCTATAGTTTCATTGTATCCCCCTATTAAAACTGCTTTTACTTCTCTAAAGGAGGCCTTGGCCATTTTTAACACCTCTGGTTGTACCATGTCGTCTTCGCCGTCTGTTATGATAATCAGTTTGTAGTTGTGCAGACCCATTTGTTTAGCGTCTCTAACTGCCGTGTGAACAGCGGCTGTGATGTCTGTGCCGCCAAGGGGCAACACGCGGAGTAGCGATTTTATAATGTCTTTAATATTCGTAATGGGAGGGTATACCATTTGGTCGAAAAATCTCAACACAACCCTCTTGCTCTTTTTCATCAGCGCTATTGCCAGCGCTGTTGCCCAAGTGATCTTTTGAGTCATGTCCATGGCCACGCCGTCGTAGAGCGTGTAGAACATAGAACCCGATTTGTCCACTAGGAGATATACTCTATCCCTTGTGTCCAGCGACATGTCATATATTGAAAGGGACTTTGTGGCGAGTTTATAGCCGAAGAGCTCTCTGGACTGGATATATAACGCCTTGCTCAAGTTTGTAGCCCTCTGTAAGTCGGCGTAGGTCCTGAGCCTAGTTACGCCTGATAGGACCCCCCTCCTCTCTGAAATCTCGCCTTGTTCCACTTCTGGCTGTATGGCAGATAACATCTCCACCAGCGATTCTAAAATTTTGGCGAGTCTCGCCCTGTAAGGGTCGATGTCTATGTCAAAGAGGAGCTCGGCTGCCTCTTTCCCCACCTCATTGCCCAACGCCTTAGTTATAGACTTCCTCAATTTTTCAATGTTCTTTATATTCCCCATGTAAAACCGCAATAGGCTGTTTATCTCTTGGCGGAGTTGTTGATTCTCGCTGAGTTCTCTCAAATCCTGTCTCTTGTCCTCAACCCCCTCCACGGCGCCTCTCTCTATTCTCGATATGAGGCTGTTATATGCTCTTAACAGCTTTATAGACGCAGACTTTGAAACTTGATAGTTATATCTGCTGATTTTTGACACCTCTTGGTAGACGTCTGTGGACAAGTAAGACTTAATGAATAAATACCAGAGGACCTCCTCGTTGTTGGGTTTTTCCCTGAGGATGGGGGTTCTGTAATGGACGTAGAACGAGTCCGCTATTATCTCATTGGAGATTTTGGAAAGTTTTAACGGTATGCCCAGGCGCTGGAAGTACTTCACTATCTCATGGACTCTCAGCCTGGTGAGCTCGTCGCTGTAATCTACGTTTATAAGGGCGCCCATTATAACTGGCTTTTCAACAGCTCAAGCGTTGTTTTAATCTCCTCTATCTCCACTTGGAAGAAGCGGTACGTGACGGGATCTGCCACGGATTTTTCAAACAGCTCGTATGCCTCTCTTAATTTCTCCTTAGCGATAGAAATGGCGTTGTTTGCAATTAATGCCTTTATTTCTTTAACCATGTCGTAAAGCACTGAAAGGTTGCCGGGCATGTGAGTGGCGAGGAAGGACTCATACTCCGACAAGTCCTCTTTGTCCTTCACTAAGTATTTCAACACCTTCAACGTGCCGGCCCTGAGAACTGCGGCGTCTATATCAGATGGCTTTATGCCGACCACGGTGAGGTAGGACACTACATACAGAGGCACTTTAACTCTTGTGCGGTTGGAGATAACCACGTGGTCTAAATAGGAGGCTACAATGCGGGATATGTGTTTCACAAGGCTGTTCATATTCTCATAGACATAGTTCTTAATGTATTCATTTAATTTTTTCACCTCGTCCATTGACATAACGGGCGCTAACGACTCGTACTCCTTCCTCAGGCGGAGGCCGGTTTTAATTAAGTCCTCAGTTTCCTCGGGGGCGGCGTATTTTGTAAAGACTCTTAGGGGGAATCTGTCGTATAGAGCTTGTAGCTCCTCCTCGTCGGGTATTCTATTAGTGGCCCCGAAGACAGTCCATGTCTTAACGGGTATGATGTTGCCCCCGTCGTAAATCACCCTCTCGTTTAATATAGTAAGCATAGTGTTGAGAATTGCGCTAGACGCGTTGAATATCTCGTCTAGCAGAGCGAAATCGGCCTCGACGATGGAGTTTGTGTATATTCTCTTGACATTTCCCTTTAACAACTCCACCACGTCTATTGGCCCAATCACTTCCTCTATCTCTGTGAATTTCGTAAGCAGTCTGTAAAACCACTTCGCCTTTAGAAGTTTAGATATTGAGGCGACGAGCATTGTCTTGGCCGTACCGGGGGGGCCTATGAGGATGAAGTTCTCCCGCGTCAAAACTGCGGTTAGACTGGCAGTTATCTCATCGCTGAACTTGAAGAAAAGCCCGTCTAGAATTCTCCTCGCGTTTACTACTTTTTGGGCTAAGTCCTCCACATTTTCAGTTGTGAGTTAACTTAAAATGTTTTGTCTTCGCTACTCCCTCTTGACTGGGGCTTTTCAAAACTTTTAGCCTACTCTCCTGAAGTATGCTTACGCCCCACTTATATAAGTCTTACACATAAAATAGACGTGGACCATTTTTTCGACATGTTTATAGCGACAGCGGGGAAAAGATTGCGGGAGTATTTGCAAAAACGTACACAGAAGGAATTTGCGCTAGATCAGCTTAGAGATAAGATCTTGTATCGAAAAATTGAGGGAAGCCCCCCGTCTTTCAACGTGGCTGGCGTTGACGGGGGTATTGGCGTCGTCAAGCTCGCCAACGGGCATCAAGTAGTGTTGGCAAGGGCAGCGGCAGTGGGGAGCGATTTTATTGAGAGGGAGTTTATCGCCGACATTGCCTCTGTGGACTCCGCCTCGCTTCCATGGGCGTATTTAGTCATTGTTGAATCGCTCGTGGGCATGAGGGCTTTGGAAAAACACGGCGTGGACGTGTTATTAATGGACGGGTCTTTATACGCCAAAGCGGTGAGGCTAGTACACAACTTGATCCTCACCCGCGAGTTTCAAAACCTTTACTACGTGCCGGAGCTGGCCACGGCGTTGTACACTCTCTCTAGGCTTATAAAAACCGCGCGGGAAAGGGGGGCAAGGCTCGTCTTTGTCTCTAAAGACCACAATTACAAGCTGTTAAAAGAACACGTTATTTTCGAAATTCTGGGGGAGAGGTATAGAGACCACTTGTTCCAAAGGGGGCTCCTCTGGTACTCAGTTTTGTGGATTCGCAAGTTTAGAAAAGAGCTATTGGAGCTTTATAAAACGATTAGGAACTACGACTACGAGGGGGCCAGGCTGTTGACCCTGTTAATAACCCCCTCAATTACTGACATCGAGATCCTAGCCGAAATTCTCCCCTCAGGCCACTACACAGTCCCAATGCTTGTAGGCGGATGCGATGCATATATGAACTTCAAGGGGTTGACCACGGTGGAGAGGCTGGTTAAAGCCGCCGAGGATAGATTAGAGGATTCCTTGATATTTAGGCTTAAAGATAATTTTAATTCTAATATATTGGAATATATTAGAGATGCTCTTGATACATTTCCAAAAATTTATTTCTTCTACATAAAATTTGATAGGGATGAATCCCCCCTCCTTGTGGAAATACCTGTGGAAGGCACCAGGATGTTTGACGGAAGTCCGGTAAAGGCCTTTTACCCACCTGCCCGCGTTGATGACGTCGTGAGTTTACTAAGGGAGCAGTTCCGAGACCCAGTCCACTACAACACTTGGCTTTGGTACGCCCACTCTGTCGCGTCGTTTAAAAGTAGCCAGCTGTCGGAATACGCCGTGTATTTGAAAAACATGGTGGAAGATGTTGGCATCGCCCGGAGGATTAAACTGGCCTGGGGCTTATGATGATAGGGTATATAGTGGCTGCTTCCACTCCTTTTGAGTTCATAGCCACTCTCGACCCGGAGAAGCCCATTAGCCTTTACGACTATGTCGCCGTAGACCACGTGGAGTACGACCCGTCCAGAGGAGAGCTAATTAACGTGAGGTTGTTGGGGCAGATTGTAAAACTATACCGCGATCCCTATTCAGCCAAGCGGGATTTGCCCCTCTACAACGTAATTAGAGACGTCTCAAATAACATACTAGAGGTGCAAATAGCCAAGGTAAAGGTGTTGGGCTACGTGGAGGGCGGGGAGCTTAGACAGCCAAAACACCCGCCTAGAATAGGGACCTCTGTTTACTTGGCGGAGAGGGAAGACGTGGAGGAGCTGTTTAAA
It encodes the following:
- a CDS encoding vWA domain-containing protein, giving the protein MGALINVDYSDELTRLRVHEIVKYFQRLGIPLKLSKISNEIIADSFYVHYRTPILREKPNNEEVLWYLFIKSYLSTDVYQEVSKISRYNYQVSKSASIKLLRAYNSLISRIERGAVEGVEDKRQDLRELSENQQLRQEINSLLRFYMGNIKNIEKLRKSITKALGNEVGKEAAELLFDIDIDPYRARLAKILESLVEMLSAIQPEVEQGEISERRGVLSGVTRLRTYADLQRATNLSKALYIQSRELFGYKLATKSLSIYDMSLDTRDRVYLLVDKSGSMFYTLYDGVAMDMTQKITWATALAIALMKKSKRVVLRFFDQMVYPPITNIKDIIKSLLRVLPLGGTDITAAVHTAVRDAKQMGLHNYKLIIITDGEDDMVQPEVLKMAKASFREVKAVLIGGYNETIESYLPTIKINTVNPESLKLALKNI
- a CDS encoding AAA family ATPase, whose translation is MEDLAQKVVNARRILDGLFFKFSDEITASLTAVLTRENFILIGPPGTAKTMLVASISKLLKAKWFYRLLTKFTEIEEVIGPIDVVELLKGNVKRIYTNSIVEADFALLDEIFNASSAILNTMLTILNERVIYDGGNIIPVKTWTVFGATNRIPDEEELQALYDRFPLRVFTKYAAPEETEDLIKTGLRLRKEYESLAPVMSMDEVKKLNEYIKNYVYENMNSLVKHISRIVASYLDHVVISNRTRVKVPLYVVSYLTVVGIKPSDIDAAVLRAGTLKVLKYLVKDKEDLSEYESFLATHMPGNLSVLYDMVKEIKALIANNAISIAKEKLREAYELFEKSVADPVTYRFFQVEIEEIKTTLELLKSQL
- a CDS encoding DNA double-strand break repair nuclease NurA; its protein translation is MFIATAGKRLREYLQKRTQKEFALDQLRDKILYRKIEGSPPSFNVAGVDGGIGVVKLANGHQVVLARAAAVGSDFIEREFIADIASVDSASLPWAYLVIVESLVGMRALEKHGVDVLLMDGSLYAKAVRLVHNLILTREFQNLYYVPELATALYTLSRLIKTARERGARLVFVSKDHNYKLLKEHVIFEILGERYRDHLFQRGLLWYSVLWIRKFRKELLELYKTIRNYDYEGARLLTLLITPSITDIEILAEILPSGHYTVPMLVGGCDAYMNFKGLTTVERLVKAAEDRLEDSLIFRLKDNFNSNILEYIRDALDTFPKIYFFYIKFDRDESPLLVEIPVEGTRMFDGSPVKAFYPPARVDDVVSLLREQFRDPVHYNTWLWYAHSVASFKSSQLSEYAVYLKNMVEDVGIARRIKLAWGL